A part of Bacillus thuringiensis genomic DNA contains:
- the acuA gene encoding acetoin utilization protein acetyltransferase AcuA, translating to MIHKKIYNARNLKTAKGTLIIEGPVSTHNLEMYEFHPDLVAFRPAEQQYKAIVEISKLPEARLIIARHDQTIVGYVTYLYPDPLERWSEGKIENLIELGAIEVVPAFRGCSVGKNLLEVSMMDDHMEDYIILTTEYYWHWDLKQTGLNVWEYRKVMEKMMNAGGLQWMATDDPEICSHPANCLMVRIGKRIDTDSIQAFDRLRFHNRFMY from the coding sequence TTGATCCATAAAAAAATATATAATGCTAGAAATTTAAAAACGGCGAAAGGAACTTTAATTATTGAAGGTCCTGTCTCTACACATAATCTTGAAATGTATGAATTTCATCCAGATTTAGTTGCGTTTCGCCCTGCCGAGCAGCAATATAAAGCAATTGTCGAAATTTCTAAATTACCAGAAGCTCGTCTCATTATTGCTAGACATGACCAAACGATCGTTGGATATGTTACATACTTATATCCTGATCCGCTCGAGCGATGGTCAGAAGGAAAGATTGAAAACTTAATTGAACTCGGGGCAATCGAAGTTGTCCCAGCCTTTCGCGGGTGCTCTGTCGGAAAAAACTTATTAGAAGTTTCAATGATGGACGACCATATGGAAGATTACATTATATTGACGACCGAATATTATTGGCACTGGGATTTAAAACAAACAGGCTTAAATGTTTGGGAATACCGAAAAGTAATGGAAAAGATGATGAATGCCGGTGGTTTACAATGGATGGCTACAGATGATCCTGAAATTTGTTCACATCCTGCCAACTGTTTAATGGTTCGCATCGGAAAACGCATTGATACGGATTCTATTCAAGCGTTTGATCGTCTACGTTTTCACAATCGTTTTATGTACTAA
- a CDS encoding acetoin utilization AcuB family protein, with product MIVEEIMNQNVVTLHPNDTIETAIRTIRTKGIRHIPIVDQNNHVVGIISDRDVRDASPSILDEQVSLDMLKQPLELIMKHPVMTCHPLDFVEEIATLFFENKIGCLPVTKAGKLIGIISESTVLHTLVKLTGAHQPSSQIEIQVKNEPGILGKVVAIFSDLQINIVSVLVYPAKDENDKVLVFRIQTMNPLKVIDALEAEGYRVLWPNIMGMQA from the coding sequence ATGATTGTAGAAGAAATTATGAATCAAAATGTAGTGACACTACATCCAAACGATACAATTGAAACAGCGATCCGAACAATACGTACAAAAGGCATTCGGCACATTCCAATTGTCGATCAAAATAATCACGTCGTAGGCATTATTTCTGATCGGGATGTAAGAGATGCAAGTCCGTCTATTTTAGATGAACAAGTTTCACTCGATATGCTGAAGCAACCGCTCGAACTCATTATGAAACATCCTGTTATGACTTGTCATCCTCTCGATTTCGTTGAGGAAATTGCTACTTTATTTTTTGAAAATAAAATTGGCTGTCTTCCTGTTACAAAGGCTGGAAAGTTAATTGGCATCATTTCTGAATCTACAGTACTGCACACGTTAGTGAAATTAACAGGAGCACATCAACCAAGTTCACAAATCGAAATTCAAGTAAAAAACGAACCTGGTATTCTCGGAAAAGTAGTTGCTATTTTTAGTGATTTACAAATAAATATCGTAAGTGTTCTCGTCTATCCAGCAAAAGATGAGAATGATAAAGTACTCGTTTTCCGCATTCAAACGATGAATCCTCTAAAAGTGATTGATGCACTTGAAGCAGAAGGATACCGCGTCTTATGGCCAAATATTATGGGGATGCAAGCATGA
- the acuC gene encoding acetoin utilization protein AcuC translates to MSSAFIYSDDFRGYSFSPDHPFNQLRVTLTYDLLQKGGFISPSQIISPRMATDEEIAYVHTEEYINAVKRAGEGKLETSIAMTYGLGTEDTPMFPNMHEASALLVGGTLTAVDAVLSGKVKHALNLGGGLHHGFRGKASGFCIYNDSSIAMKYIQKKYGLRVLYIDTDAHHGDGVQWSFYDDPNVCTISLHETGRYLFPGTGAVNERGQGNGYSYSFNVPLDAFTEDESFLDSYRTVVKEVAAYFKPDIILTQNGADAHYYDPLTHLCATMNIYREIPKLAREIANEYCEGRWIAVGGGGYDHWRVVPRAWALIWLEMNNIQNISGYLPPEWIDAWKGQAETELPLTWEDPDNMYKPIPRKPEIEEKNALTVAKSLEIIRNNMTKSLY, encoded by the coding sequence ATGAGTAGCGCGTTTATTTATTCGGATGACTTTCGGGGCTATTCGTTTAGCCCTGATCATCCTTTTAACCAACTGCGCGTCACACTTACGTATGATTTATTGCAAAAGGGCGGTTTTATCTCTCCCTCCCAAATTATCTCACCACGGATGGCTACAGATGAAGAGATTGCCTACGTTCATACAGAGGAATACATAAATGCGGTCAAACGTGCTGGAGAAGGTAAGCTAGAAACATCAATTGCGATGACATATGGGCTTGGAACAGAAGATACACCGATGTTTCCAAATATGCACGAAGCAAGTGCATTACTCGTTGGCGGTACGTTAACTGCTGTCGATGCTGTTCTTTCCGGGAAAGTAAAACACGCGCTTAATTTAGGCGGTGGCTTACATCACGGCTTCCGTGGCAAGGCATCTGGCTTTTGTATTTATAACGATAGTTCCATCGCAATGAAATATATTCAGAAGAAATACGGTTTACGTGTTTTATATATTGATACAGATGCTCATCACGGTGATGGTGTACAGTGGTCTTTTTACGACGATCCTAACGTATGCACCATTTCACTACATGAAACTGGGCGTTATTTATTCCCTGGAACTGGCGCTGTAAATGAACGCGGACAAGGTAATGGCTATAGTTATTCTTTTAACGTTCCACTCGATGCTTTTACAGAAGACGAATCGTTTTTAGATTCCTATCGAACTGTCGTAAAAGAAGTTGCCGCCTACTTTAAACCGGATATTATTTTAACGCAAAATGGCGCTGACGCACATTATTACGACCCACTTACACACCTTTGCGCAACGATGAATATTTATCGTGAAATACCGAAGCTCGCTCGCGAAATCGCTAACGAATATTGCGAAGGTCGCTGGATTGCTGTCGGCGGCGGTGGCTACGACCACTGGCGCGTCGTCCCAAGAGCTTGGGCACTCATTTGGCTCGAAATGAACAACATCCAAAACATCTCAGGTTATCTCCCTCCAGAATGGATTGACGCTTGGAAAGGACAAGCCGAAACAGAACTTCCCCTCACATGGGAAGACCCAGACAACATGTATAAACCTATCCCCCGTAAGCCAGAAATTGAAGAAAAGAATGCATTAACTGTAGCGAAATCCCTTGAAATCATTCGGAATAATATGACAAAATCTTTGTACTAA
- a CDS encoding alpha/beta fold hydrolase, whose protein sequence is MRKGRDIMWKQQMIHTKRGIFELFTKGNGEPLCITHHYSQFNETGDYFADVFTATHRVFLINLRNAGNSAKANSEKELSMIETVHDLEAIREALQLPTWHFAGHSTGGMLGLLYAITYPSSLQSLALAGAAASNYTETPFCIYHPVHPQFHYMQQLIENLKSPHLTNKERKELSTKRSKLSLYKPENYNSYFNKPIQKTMSASRMNAFTNEYPSFDVREHLPSIQTKTLIICGRHDVQCPIQYSIEMHDGIRNSIFVIFEESNHYPFLEESAQFTSTTQTFYKSLRQYRYY, encoded by the coding sequence ATAAGAAAAGGTCGTGATATTATGTGGAAGCAACAAATGATTCACACGAAACGTGGCATATTTGAACTCTTTACAAAAGGAAATGGCGAACCACTTTGTATTACACATCACTATTCACAATTTAATGAAACTGGTGATTACTTTGCGGATGTTTTCACTGCTACGCATCGTGTATTCCTCATTAATTTACGAAACGCTGGTAACTCAGCAAAAGCCAATTCAGAAAAAGAATTAAGTATGATTGAAACAGTTCACGACTTAGAAGCAATACGAGAAGCTCTACAACTTCCAACATGGCACTTCGCTGGCCATTCAACAGGTGGTATGCTTGGACTTTTATATGCAATTACATATCCAAGTTCCTTACAATCATTAGCCTTGGCCGGAGCTGCAGCAAGTAACTATACCGAAACACCATTTTGCATTTATCACCCAGTACATCCACAGTTTCATTATATGCAACAACTCATCGAAAACTTAAAAAGCCCTCACCTTACAAATAAAGAAAGAAAAGAATTATCTACTAAGAGATCAAAATTATCATTGTATAAACCCGAAAACTATAACTCTTACTTTAATAAACCAATCCAAAAAACAATGTCCGCTAGCCGGATGAATGCTTTCACCAATGAATATCCTTCATTTGATGTAAGAGAGCATTTACCTTCCATCCAAACAAAGACACTTATTATATGCGGAAGACATGATGTACAGTGCCCAATTCAGTATTCTATTGAGATGCATGATGGCATACGCAATTCTATCTTTGTGATATTTGAGGAGAGTAACCATTATCCTTTTTTAGAAGAATCTGCTCAGTTTACTTCTACTACTCAAACATTTTATAAATCATTACGCCAGTACCGTTATTATTAA
- a CDS encoding response regulator transcription factor, with protein sequence MKRILLVEDEISIAELQRDYLEISDFQVDVEYSGEIGLQMALQEDYDLIILDIMLPKMNGFEICKQIRAIKDIPILLVSAKKEDIDKIRGLGLGADDYITKPFSPSELVARVKAHISRYERLSGNVSKQRDILYIHGISIDQRARKVFINNEEIAFTTKEFDLLTFFVTHPNQVLNKEQLFERIWGLDSAGDLATVVVHIRKLREKIERDPAHPQYIETVWGAGYRFNV encoded by the coding sequence ATGAAGAGGATTTTACTAGTAGAAGATGAAATAAGTATTGCAGAATTACAGCGAGATTATTTAGAAATTAGTGATTTTCAAGTCGATGTAGAGTATTCAGGAGAAATAGGTCTACAAATGGCTCTTCAGGAAGATTATGACTTAATTATTTTAGATATTATGCTTCCGAAAATGAACGGTTTCGAAATTTGTAAACAAATACGTGCTATAAAAGATATTCCGATTTTACTTGTTTCAGCAAAGAAGGAAGATATAGATAAAATCCGCGGACTCGGTTTAGGAGCGGATGATTATATAACGAAACCATTTAGTCCAAGTGAATTAGTTGCAAGGGTAAAAGCACATATTTCTCGTTATGAAAGATTATCAGGAAATGTAAGTAAGCAACGCGATATTTTATATATTCACGGAATTTCTATTGATCAGCGAGCGAGAAAAGTTTTTATAAACAATGAAGAAATCGCGTTCACAACGAAGGAATTTGATTTATTAACATTCTTTGTAACGCATCCAAACCAAGTATTAAATAAAGAACAGTTATTTGAACGTATTTGGGGACTAGACTCAGCTGGCGATTTAGCCACTGTCGTTGTTCACATTAGAAAGCTACGTGAAAAAATCGAAAGAGATCCTGCTCACCCGCAATATATTGAAACAGTATGGGGAGCTGGTTATCGCTTTAACGTGTAA
- a CDS encoding sensor histidine kinase has protein sequence MSIKIRFLFSYIAVILVSITLILVAGFLIVFSITGDLESVKNFYKSSYIQKPLTPEEENTYIELKLAAKKNQSQLLDKSFVSSLEKEGVKIVVRKGEAISYATKIFESVPLKEALPKFESANINSRGTTELGDTFYRYVKFDFYFPGDEEGSIFVLKRQSSFVDLIQKLFPILFGSLLLLSILLIGLLSYLVSRSVIKPILVLKDATEKIKEGNLDFQITVTSHDEIGQLNQGFEEMRKRLKDSIEMQTQYEENRKELISNISHDLKTPITSIIGYVEGIKDGVANTPEKMDKYLTTIHTKARHMDTLIDELFLFSKLDLNRVPFQFETVELNMFMQELIEEMQMDLSKEGIEVNLQLHASPLYVTADCEKINRVISNLIHNSVKYMDKEEKKITVTVLNDNNKVIVKVMDNGSGIESDTLPYIFERFYRAEQSRNSSTGGSGLGLAIAKQIVEEHGGRIWAESKLGEGTSIFFSLKKVQECGE, from the coding sequence ATGTCTATTAAAATAAGATTTTTATTCTCCTATATCGCTGTTATTCTCGTTTCCATCACGCTCATATTAGTCGCGGGATTTTTAATTGTTTTTTCCATAACAGGAGACTTGGAATCAGTGAAAAATTTCTATAAAAGTTCCTATATTCAAAAGCCGCTTACGCCAGAAGAAGAGAATACGTATATTGAATTGAAATTAGCGGCAAAGAAAAATCAATCACAACTATTAGATAAATCGTTCGTTTCATCACTTGAAAAAGAAGGTGTGAAAATAGTTGTAAGAAAGGGAGAAGCCATTTCTTATGCTACAAAAATATTTGAAAGTGTACCTTTAAAAGAAGCTCTTCCAAAATTTGAATCAGCAAATATTAATAGTCGTGGTACAACGGAATTAGGCGATACATTTTATCGATATGTAAAATTTGATTTTTATTTTCCTGGGGATGAAGAAGGGAGTATATTTGTATTAAAAAGGCAAAGTTCATTTGTCGATCTTATACAAAAGTTATTTCCGATTTTGTTCGGATCACTTTTACTGTTATCCATTTTACTTATTGGATTATTAAGTTATCTCGTCTCAAGAAGTGTGATAAAACCAATCTTGGTATTGAAAGATGCGACTGAGAAAATTAAAGAAGGAAATTTAGATTTTCAAATAACAGTTACATCGCACGATGAAATCGGACAATTAAATCAAGGGTTTGAGGAAATGAGGAAGAGATTAAAAGATTCGATAGAGATGCAAACACAGTATGAAGAAAATCGAAAAGAGCTCATTTCAAACATATCTCATGATTTAAAAACACCGATTACATCTATTATTGGATATGTAGAAGGCATAAAAGACGGGGTCGCGAATACGCCAGAAAAAATGGATAAGTACTTAACGACTATTCATACGAAAGCAAGACATATGGATACACTCATTGACGAACTATTTTTATTTTCAAAGCTCGATTTGAATCGAGTTCCCTTTCAGTTTGAAACGGTTGAATTAAATATGTTTATGCAAGAATTAATAGAAGAGATGCAGATGGATTTAAGTAAGGAAGGTATAGAAGTTAACTTACAATTACATGCATCACCACTATATGTAACGGCTGATTGCGAAAAGATAAATAGAGTGATATCAAATTTAATTCATAATAGTGTGAAATACATGGATAAAGAAGAGAAGAAAATTACTGTAACAGTATTGAATGATAATAATAAAGTGATTGTGAAAGTGATGGACAACGGATCAGGTATTGAATCGGATACACTTCCCTACATTTTTGAACGTTTTTATCGTGCAGAGCAATCGCGAAATTCTAGTACAGGTGGAAGTGGACTTGGCTTAGCAATCGCGAAGCAAATTGTTGAAGAACATGGCGGGAGAATTTGGGCGGAAAGTAAGCTTGGGGAAGGTACAAGTATTTTCTTTTCCTTGAAAAAAGTACAGGAATGTGGTGAGTAG
- a CDS encoding ankyrin repeat domain-containing protein, translated as MFKKTLSMICCVIFLQGCSQEQEVKKEMTNMETALLAATEKRETNTVISLLKKGADINITDNKGRTPLMIATYKNDIKTAKALIEAGADVNIQDDIKNNPFLYAGAEGYLDILKLTIDAGADPSLTNRYGGTALIPASEHGYIDVIKELLTRTTIDVNHVNNLGWTALMEAIVLSNGNQTQQQVIQLLIEHDADVNIPDNDGVTPLEHARAHNFKEIEKILLEGRK; from the coding sequence ATGTTCAAAAAAACATTAAGCATGATCTGTTGCGTAATTTTTTTGCAAGGATGCTCACAAGAACAAGAAGTTAAAAAGGAGATGACAAACATGGAGACAGCACTACTAGCAGCTACTGAAAAACGAGAAACGAATACTGTTATATCGTTACTCAAAAAAGGGGCTGACATAAATATAACGGATAATAAAGGACGTACCCCTCTTATGATTGCTACATACAAAAATGATATAAAAACCGCAAAAGCGCTTATTGAAGCAGGTGCTGACGTAAATATTCAAGATGATATAAAAAACAATCCCTTTCTATACGCCGGTGCGGAAGGTTACTTGGATATTTTAAAACTAACGATTGATGCTGGCGCAGATCCATCGCTTACGAATCGTTACGGCGGAACAGCTCTTATCCCCGCCTCAGAACATGGCTATATTGATGTTATTAAAGAACTCCTTACGCGAACAACTATTGATGTTAACCATGTAAATAATCTCGGATGGACCGCTTTAATGGAAGCCATCGTACTAAGTAACGGAAACCAAACACAGCAACAAGTCATTCAGCTTCTTATTGAGCACGATGCAGATGTAAATATTCCAGACAACGATGGTGTTACTCCGCTAGAGCATGCTCGCGCTCATAACTTTAAAGAGATAGAGAAGATTTTGTTAGAAGGACGTAAGTAA
- a CDS encoding Gfo/Idh/MocA family protein yields MNKPKIGMIGLGSIAQKAYLPTLTKETDWNFVGAFTPNAEKRKQICQQYRMQDFHSIETLASECDAIFVHSSTATHYEIVSELLKKGIDVYVDKPLAATVEQAEKLVELSEKYNRKLMVGFNRRFVPMYVAAKEQAHDISWIRIEKHRTNKVGPYTYDFTMLDDYLHIVDTARWLANDDLNAVHNMMQTNEKNELLYGHHTYTTPSGLLLSTAMHRHAGTNLEQIELVTKGKIIRVKNMNTFEIEQENSISQSGSPSWDTTLKQRGFEDAVHHFIECVHGDTKPVVDGLEGLKTQQLLQSLLENVNKN; encoded by the coding sequence ATGAACAAACCTAAAATTGGGATGATTGGACTTGGAAGTATTGCGCAAAAAGCCTATCTTCCAACACTTACAAAAGAAACAGATTGGAATTTTGTAGGAGCGTTTACACCTAACGCAGAGAAAAGGAAACAAATTTGCCAACAATACCGCATGCAAGACTTCCATTCTATTGAAACGTTAGCTTCGGAATGTGATGCAATCTTCGTTCACAGTTCAACTGCTACACATTATGAAATCGTTTCTGAACTTCTGAAAAAAGGAATCGACGTTTATGTTGATAAACCGCTAGCAGCTACAGTAGAACAGGCTGAGAAACTAGTCGAGTTGAGCGAAAAGTATAATCGAAAGTTAATGGTCGGATTTAATCGCAGATTCGTTCCTATGTATGTCGCTGCAAAAGAGCAAGCTCATGATATTTCATGGATTCGAATTGAAAAACACCGCACAAATAAAGTTGGGCCATACACGTACGACTTTACTATGTTAGATGATTACTTACATATTGTAGATACTGCTCGCTGGTTAGCTAACGATGATCTTAACGCCGTTCATAATATGATGCAAACGAATGAAAAGAATGAACTTCTTTACGGACATCACACATATACAACGCCAAGTGGACTGTTACTTTCTACCGCGATGCATCGCCATGCCGGTACAAATTTAGAACAAATTGAACTTGTAACGAAGGGGAAAATCATTCGTGTAAAAAATATGAACACATTTGAAATTGAGCAGGAAAACTCCATTTCGCAAAGCGGTTCTCCATCATGGGATACAACGTTGAAACAGCGTGGTTTTGAAGATGCTGTTCATCATTTTATCGAATGTGTACACGGCGATACAAAGCCTGTTGTAGATGGATTAGAAGGATTAAAAACACAACAACTGTTGCAATCTCTACTGGAGAATGTAAATAAAAATTAA
- the mscL gene encoding large-conductance mechanosensitive channel protein MscL — protein MWNEFKKFAFKGNVIDLAVGVVIGAAFGKIVSSLVKDIITPLLGMVLGGVNFTDLKITFGKSSIMYGNFIQTIFDFLIIAAAIFMFIKVFNKLTSKREEEKEEEIPEPTKEEELLGEIRDLLKQQNSSKDRA, from the coding sequence ATGTGGAACGAGTTTAAAAAATTCGCATTCAAAGGAAATGTAATCGATTTAGCTGTCGGGGTTGTAATCGGTGCTGCATTCGGTAAAATCGTTAGTTCTTTAGTAAAAGATATCATCACACCATTACTTGGTATGGTATTAGGTGGCGTTAACTTTACAGATTTAAAAATTACATTTGGTAAATCATCTATTATGTATGGTAACTTCATCCAAACTATTTTTGATTTCTTAATTATTGCAGCTGCTATCTTTATGTTTATTAAAGTATTCAACAAACTAACATCTAAAAGAGAAGAAGAAAAAGAGGAAGAAATTCCAGAACCAACAAAAGAAGAAGAGCTTCTTGGCGAAATTCGCGACTTATTAAAACAACAAAACTCTTCTAAAGATAGAGCATAA
- a CDS encoding DUF3917 domain-containing protein encodes MIVLWIITLCMTAIFAYMTLKQNGLKRFVPGSILAGIALITYVISIFIESVSVDMSTSLMFMGITLFAGSIMVLMVAGIILFIHMNSETL; translated from the coding sequence ATGATCGTTCTTTGGATAATTACGCTTTGTATGACTGCTATTTTTGCATATATGACGTTAAAACAAAATGGCTTAAAGCGATTTGTTCCAGGAAGTATTCTTGCAGGAATTGCCCTTATCACGTATGTAATTTCTATTTTTATTGAAAGTGTATCAGTGGACATGAGCACGAGTTTAATGTTCATGGGCATTACACTATTTGCAGGTAGTATTATGGTACTTATGGTTGCGGGTATTATTTTATTTATTCATATGAATTCGGAAACGTTATAG
- the dhp61 gene encoding protein Dhp61, whose protein sequence is MEDDIVGYFKQVERYDYIIIDLNKKFFYMEVVQIETNVTLLKISLHLDKDETIIAGNVKQYDPSRLEHFIQSFKRTAQTCLEHNLRSPEELFAFWKGN, encoded by the coding sequence TTGGAAGATGATATTGTAGGATACTTTAAACAAGTAGAGCGATATGATTATATTATAATTGACTTAAACAAAAAGTTTTTTTACATGGAAGTTGTACAAATAGAAACAAATGTGACTTTGCTAAAAATATCACTTCACTTAGACAAGGATGAAACCATTATTGCTGGAAATGTGAAACAATATGATCCTTCTAGATTAGAACATTTCATACAAAGTTTTAAACGGACTGCACAAACATGTCTTGAACATAATTTACGAAGTCCTGAAGAACTTTTTGCATTTTGGAAAGGAAATTGA
- a CDS encoding DUF3949 domain-containing protein, with protein sequence MIWISLIVLAYFIILIPIQYNYIKMLKTKQKKMNMSQNELYDNMSYEESQIHYHYQSNVFTIPASLVASIIYRVKHAA encoded by the coding sequence ATGATTTGGATTTCACTAATCGTATTAGCCTATTTCATCATTCTCATCCCAATACAGTATAACTATATAAAGATGCTCAAGACAAAACAGAAAAAAATGAACATGTCACAAAACGAACTATACGACAACATGTCTTATGAAGAATCCCAAATACATTATCACTATCAAAGTAACGTATTTACAATACCTGCTTCGCTTGTCGCAAGTATTATTTATCGAGTGAAACATGCAGCATAA
- a CDS encoding DUF4288 domain-containing protein, whose translation MYAVKLLFESVHSGEPDPTKIDEHYEESHDTLFEESIILVKANSIEEAHELGEKIAIHSEESYDNMYGEQVTWTFRKVLHVFELDDTPFETGKELYARFLHVKKNETVDTVVKTYYPEYE comes from the coding sequence ATGTACGCTGTAAAATTATTGTTTGAATCTGTTCATTCTGGTGAGCCTGATCCTACGAAAATTGATGAGCATTATGAAGAGAGTCACGATACACTTTTTGAAGAAAGTATTATTCTTGTTAAAGCAAACAGTATAGAGGAAGCTCATGAATTAGGTGAAAAGATAGCTATACACTCTGAAGAATCATACGATAATATGTACGGTGAGCAAGTAACGTGGACGTTTCGAAAAGTATTGCATGTGTTTGAATTAGACGATACACCATTTGAAACTGGAAAAGAATTGTACGCAAGATTTTTACACGTTAAGAAAAATGAAACGGTAGATACAGTAGTTAAAACATACTATCCTGAATACGAATAA
- the ccpA gene encoding catabolite control protein A, with the protein MNVTIYDVAREANVSMATVSRVVNGNPNVKPTTRKKVLEAIDRLGYRPNAVARGLASKKTTTVGVIIPDISNTFYAELARGIEDIATMYKYNIILSNSDQNKEKEFHLLNTMLGKQVDGIVFMGEDITDIHIEEFKKSPVPIVLAASFDEQNETPSVNIDYTQAAYDAMKHFIEQGHKRIGFVSGPFIDKAGSAKKLQGYKKALEEAGISYDENLIIDGDYTYDSGIEAFEKLWSSDEKPTAIFVSSDEMALGVIHAAQDAGLNVPTDVEVLGFDNTRLALMVRPQLSTVVQPMYDIGAVAMRLLTKYMNKEKVEDHTVILPHRIQFRNSTK; encoded by the coding sequence ATGAACGTAACAATCTATGATGTAGCGCGCGAAGCGAACGTTTCAATGGCTACCGTATCACGCGTTGTGAACGGTAACCCAAATGTAAAGCCTACAACAAGAAAGAAAGTATTAGAAGCAATTGATCGTTTAGGATACCGCCCAAATGCGGTAGCACGTGGACTAGCAAGTAAGAAGACAACTACAGTAGGTGTTATTATTCCTGATATCTCAAATACGTTTTATGCAGAACTTGCTCGTGGAATTGAAGATATCGCAACAATGTACAAATATAACATCATTTTAAGTAACTCTGACCAAAACAAAGAGAAAGAGTTCCATTTATTAAATACGATGCTTGGAAAACAAGTGGACGGAATTGTTTTCATGGGTGAAGATATTACAGATATTCACATTGAAGAATTCAAAAAGTCTCCAGTACCAATCGTATTAGCAGCGTCATTTGATGAGCAAAATGAAACGCCATCAGTAAATATTGATTATACACAAGCAGCTTACGACGCAATGAAGCACTTTATTGAGCAAGGACATAAGCGTATCGGTTTCGTCTCTGGTCCTTTCATTGATAAAGCGGGCAGCGCGAAGAAGTTACAAGGTTATAAAAAGGCTTTAGAAGAAGCAGGTATTTCATATGATGAAAATCTTATAATCGATGGAGATTACACATATGATTCAGGTATCGAAGCATTCGAAAAGCTTTGGAGCAGTGATGAAAAGCCAACAGCAATCTTCGTATCTTCTGACGAAATGGCACTAGGTGTAATCCATGCAGCACAAGACGCTGGATTAAACGTACCAACTGATGTAGAAGTACTTGGTTTCGATAATACACGCCTTGCATTAATGGTTCGTCCACAACTTTCAACAGTTGTACAACCAATGTATGATATCGGTGCAGTAGCAATGCGTCTATTAACAAAGTATATGAACAAAGAAAAAGTGGAAGATCACACTGTAATCTTACCTCACCGTATCCAATTTAGAAATTCAACGAAGTAA